The Algoriphagus sp. TR-M9 genome has a window encoding:
- a CDS encoding hemolysin family protein — translation MEVSYLIYVIVTLVFSAFFSGMEIAYVSSNKLQIELQNKQGDLTGRILSVFVQRPGQFIGTTLMGNTISMVLYGIFMAYLMEDPLREILPPTLNNEVVILVFQTLISTIIVLVTAEFLPKSLFMLNPNSMLNFFALPFWVIYVLIYPVVWAVVGLSRFFITKILRLEYSEDRPVFTVTDLNSFIQNHIHKGAEEGQVEIDTKIFDNAVEFKTVRVRECMVPRTDIVSVEVEDSIEELKEVFKESGHSKVIVYRESIDDVIGYCHQLELFKKPKSIEEILTPIIIAPESALANELLIQFIQERKSLALVVDEFGGTSGIVSMEDIIEEIFGEIEDEYDSDDLIEQKISEQEYLLSARHEIDYLNDKYGWELPIGEFETLSGLILSLTENLPKKGESVTFESYTFTVVTKQEHRIETVRLKINTSGIF, via the coding sequence ATGGAAGTGAGTTACCTGATTTATGTGATCGTCACATTGGTTTTTTCGGCATTTTTTTCCGGTATGGAGATCGCCTACGTCTCATCCAATAAGCTTCAAATAGAACTCCAGAATAAACAGGGGGATTTGACGGGAAGAATTTTGAGTGTATTCGTGCAGCGTCCTGGTCAGTTCATCGGCACTACTCTGATGGGAAATACCATTTCCATGGTGCTATACGGGATTTTTATGGCCTACCTGATGGAGGATCCTTTGCGGGAAATCCTTCCTCCTACCCTGAATAATGAAGTCGTTATTCTGGTGTTCCAAACCTTGATATCCACCATCATTGTATTGGTGACCGCAGAGTTTTTGCCCAAAAGCCTCTTTATGCTGAACCCCAATAGCATGTTGAATTTCTTTGCTTTGCCGTTTTGGGTCATTTATGTGTTGATTTATCCGGTGGTTTGGGCAGTAGTAGGACTTTCCCGCTTCTTCATCACCAAAATCCTAAGACTGGAATACAGCGAAGACAGGCCTGTTTTCACCGTGACGGATTTGAATAGTTTTATCCAAAACCATATTCATAAAGGTGCAGAAGAAGGGCAGGTAGAGATCGATACCAAGATTTTTGACAATGCCGTGGAATTCAAAACCGTCCGAGTGCGGGAATGCATGGTGCCCAGAACGGATATTGTGTCTGTGGAAGTAGAGGACAGCATAGAGGAATTAAAGGAAGTGTTTAAGGAAAGCGGTCATTCCAAGGTGATCGTGTACCGGGAATCCATAGATGATGTGATCGGTTATTGTCATCAATTGGAGCTGTTCAAAAAGCCCAAAAGCATAGAGGAAATCCTTACGCCTATTATAATCGCACCGGAATCTGCCCTGGCCAATGAGCTGCTCATTCAGTTTATCCAAGAGCGAAAAAGTCTTGCTTTGGTCGTAGATGAGTTTGGAGGGACCAGTGGCATCGTATCTATGGAAGATATTATTGAGGAGATTTTTGGGGAAATTGAGGATGAATATGACTCGGATGATTTGATTGAGCAGAAAATTTCTGAGCAGGAATATTTGCTAAGCGCCCGCCACGAGATCGATTATCTAAATGACAAATATGGATGGGAATTGCCCATAGGAGAGTTTGAGACCCTATCCGGGCTGATATTGTCTCTTACTGAGAACCTTCCGAAGAAGGGAGAATCTGTGACTTTTGAGTCCTATACCTTCACTGTGGTGACCAAACAAGAGCACCGAATCGAAACCGTACGCCTAAAAATCAACACCTCGGGCATTTTCTAG
- a CDS encoding peptidylprolyl isomerase, producing MALIKQIRQRTGLLIGVIAGGLILFLLGGDLLSPNSTLLSSNQNIVGEIAGEDVTYEEYVARVEEFKLANQQRTGRVPSEVEMYSIREQAWQSMIVERVFKDEYEKLGLTISDAELVDMVQGKNIVPELRQQLVNPQTGQFDKNQLVTFLQSLETADPAQQAYWAQQEQLFADSRLRVKYDNLLATSEFATEAEAKEAYVAANTIADASVLFIPFYAVSDDEVEFSESDLSAYLSNNKDKFKSGNSASFDYVSFIIQPSGADSAEVIAQIKELTNELSTSDSDSVFALRNSESPTPFLTVRPGDALPANLTSNVSDVEAGQTYGPFVTANSTYVSYKISDQYEGTPRLRASHILFSTEGMDDAAKEAVKAQAETVLADLKGDANFEMAARQYGQDGTAQTGGDLGWFAKEDFVEEFANAAYGARATGLLPNLVETEYGYHIIKVTEMPKSTYTKVAIVELELVASDATRNEAFRNADSFAAEAGNRNEFTENAEASNYRVLQATNIDASARNINNLQNAREVIRWAFTDASEGEVSPVFELDNAYVVASLVSKREEGDVTLADVREQVEAQVKNEKKAELIKSKLAGKSSLEDMKAVYPDEASINEVPDLKLSANVIAGVGFAPKAIGAIFGLEQGEISEPVREDVGVIVGKLNALTPAAEIGDYTAYQGQLTQNASQRTAYSVMMALQDLAGVKDYRYKFF from the coding sequence ATGGCGTTAATTAAACAAATTAGACAACGGACAGGTCTATTGATCGGCGTAATTGCCGGCGGATTGATTTTATTCCTCCTAGGAGGTGATTTATTAAGTCCAAATTCCACTCTACTCAGCTCCAATCAGAACATCGTTGGTGAAATAGCCGGTGAAGATGTCACCTATGAGGAGTATGTGGCCCGTGTGGAAGAATTCAAACTTGCCAATCAGCAGCGTACCGGAAGAGTGCCTTCAGAAGTAGAAATGTACTCCATCCGTGAGCAAGCCTGGCAGTCCATGATTGTAGAGCGCGTATTCAAAGATGAGTATGAGAAGCTTGGTCTGACGATTTCGGATGCGGAACTGGTGGACATGGTGCAGGGGAAAAATATCGTACCTGAGCTGCGTCAGCAGCTAGTCAATCCACAGACTGGACAGTTTGATAAGAATCAGTTAGTGACTTTCCTACAATCTCTGGAAACAGCAGATCCCGCTCAGCAGGCTTATTGGGCACAGCAGGAGCAGCTTTTCGCAGATTCCAGACTTCGTGTCAAATACGATAACCTGCTAGCTACTTCAGAATTTGCTACTGAAGCTGAAGCTAAAGAGGCTTATGTGGCTGCCAATACCATCGCAGATGCATCGGTTTTGTTCATCCCATTTTATGCAGTAAGCGATGATGAGGTTGAATTCAGCGAAAGTGATTTGAGTGCTTATTTGTCCAATAACAAGGACAAGTTCAAATCCGGAAATTCAGCTAGCTTTGATTATGTAAGTTTCATCATACAGCCGAGCGGTGCAGATTCAGCTGAAGTGATCGCGCAGATCAAAGAACTGACCAATGAACTGAGCACTTCAGATTCAGATTCTGTTTTTGCGTTGAGAAACTCAGAAAGCCCTACACCTTTCTTAACCGTAAGACCGGGTGATGCTCTTCCTGCCAACCTGACCAGCAATGTTTCTGATGTGGAAGCAGGGCAGACTTATGGTCCTTTTGTCACGGCTAACTCTACTTATGTTTCTTACAAAATCTCTGACCAGTATGAAGGCACTCCAAGATTGAGAGCTTCTCATATCTTGTTCAGCACAGAAGGAATGGATGATGCGGCCAAGGAAGCTGTAAAAGCACAGGCCGAAACGGTACTGGCCGACCTGAAAGGTGATGCAAACTTTGAAATGGCTGCCAGACAATACGGTCAGGATGGTACAGCTCAGACAGGCGGTGACCTGGGATGGTTTGCTAAGGAGGACTTTGTAGAGGAATTTGCAAATGCAGCGTATGGAGCAAGAGCTACTGGCCTACTTCCAAACTTGGTTGAAACCGAATATGGATACCATATCATCAAGGTTACGGAGATGCCTAAGAGCACTTATACCAAAGTAGCCATTGTAGAGCTTGAGTTGGTGGCTTCTGATGCCACTAGAAATGAAGCCTTCAGAAATGCAGATTCATTTGCTGCAGAGGCTGGAAACAGAAATGAATTCACTGAAAATGCCGAGGCTTCTAATTACCGAGTGCTACAGGCAACTAACATAGATGCTTCAGCCAGAAATATCAATAATCTTCAGAATGCTAGAGAGGTGATCAGATGGGCATTTACAGATGCTTCTGAAGGAGAAGTTTCTCCGGTGTTCGAGCTGGACAACGCCTATGTAGTGGCTAGCCTGGTGAGCAAGCGTGAAGAAGGAGATGTAACTCTTGCGGACGTGAGAGAGCAGGTAGAAGCCCAGGTGAAAAATGAGAAGAAAGCTGAATTGATCAAGTCTAAGCTAGCTGGCAAATCCTCCTTGGAAGATATGAAAGCAGTTTATCCAGACGAAGCTTCCATCAATGAAGTACCGGACTTGAAGTTAAGTGCCAATGTGATCGCAGGGGTAGGTTTCGCACCAAAGGCCATAGGAGCGATCTTTGGGCTGGAGCAGGGAGAGATCTCTGAGCCGGTTCGTGAAGATGTAGGAGTCATAGTAGGTAAATTGAATGCCCTGACGCCGGCTGCAGAGATAGGTGACTACACTGCGTACCAAGGTCAGTTGACCCAAAATGCTTCCCAACGGACAGCCTATTCGGTCATGATGGCCCTCCAAGACCTCGCAGGGGTCAAGGATTACCGATATAAATTCTTCTAA
- a CDS encoding DUF493 domain-containing protein — protein sequence MEKKQFDKASFREKLENSGEFPMLYMFKFIVPKGKESEVASLFPRNEVKTKASSTGKYVSSTIQAMMDNPDDIISIYEQAAEIEGLIAL from the coding sequence ATGGAAAAGAAGCAATTTGACAAAGCTAGTTTCAGGGAAAAACTGGAGAACAGCGGGGAGTTTCCCATGCTGTATATGTTTAAATTTATAGTCCCAAAAGGGAAGGAATCGGAAGTTGCTTCCCTTTTTCCCCGAAACGAAGTGAAGACAAAAGCCAGCTCCACGGGTAAGTATGTAAGCTCCACCATCCAAGCCATGATGGACAATCCGGACGATATTATCAGTATTTACGAGCAGGCAGCAGAAATAGAAGGGTTAATTGCACTTTAA
- a CDS encoding 4a-hydroxytetrahydrobiopterin dehydratase yields MWTEKDNKLSKTFKFGDFQEAFAFMTRVAFLAEAHQHHPNWSNVYNTVEIELTTHDQGNTVTEKDRKLAEAIDELNA; encoded by the coding sequence ATGTGGACTGAAAAAGACAATAAACTATCGAAAACTTTCAAATTCGGCGACTTTCAGGAGGCTTTTGCCTTTATGACCCGAGTGGCCTTTTTGGCCGAGGCGCATCAGCATCACCCCAATTGGTCTAATGTCTATAATACCGTGGAAATAGAGCTGACCACCCATGACCAGGGCAATACTGTGACAGAAAAGGACCGAAAGTTGGCCGAAGCCATAGATGAGCTGAATGCATGA
- the rsmI gene encoding 16S rRNA (cytidine(1402)-2'-O)-methyltransferase: MSEQSPNLFLVPTPIGNLQDITLRAIEVLKHADMILAEDTRTSGQLLKHLEISRPLQSYHIFNEHKTVEKLVDRMQQGEVFALISDAGTPAISDPGFLLVREVLAAGLDVQCLPGATAFVPALVNSGLPNDRFVFEGFLPHKKGRKTRIDGLVDEVRTMIFYESPHRLLKTLRQLAEAFGGERQASVSRELTKLHEENVRGSLEELIEYYETHTLKGEIALVVAGKNPKA; this comes from the coding sequence ATGAGTGAGCAAAGTCCAAATTTATTTTTAGTGCCGACTCCCATCGGTAATCTGCAGGACATTACGTTACGGGCTATAGAGGTACTGAAGCATGCCGACATGATTCTGGCAGAGGATACACGCACGAGCGGGCAGTTACTCAAGCATCTTGAGATCTCCAGGCCACTGCAGAGTTATCATATTTTCAATGAACACAAGACCGTAGAAAAGCTGGTTGACCGCATGCAGCAGGGGGAAGTCTTTGCGCTGATCAGTGACGCAGGAACCCCGGCTATCTCAGACCCGGGTTTTCTCCTAGTCAGAGAAGTTTTGGCAGCAGGTCTAGACGTACAGTGCCTGCCAGGTGCCACGGCTTTTGTGCCTGCATTGGTAAATAGCGGCCTGCCGAATGATAGATTTGTATTCGAAGGTTTCTTACCTCATAAGAAAGGTAGGAAAACCAGAATCGACGGCTTAGTGGACGAAGTTAGGACCATGATTTTTTATGAATCTCCGCACCGCCTGTTGAAAACGCTCAGACAGCTTGCTGAAGCCTTTGGAGGGGAGCGTCAGGCATCGGTGTCCAGAGAGCTGACAAAACTCCATGAGGAGAATGTAAGGGGCAGTCTGGAGGAGTTGATTGAATATTACGAGACCCATACCCTCAAAGGGGAAATTGCCCTGGTGGTAGCAGGCAAAAACCCCAAAGCTTAA
- a CDS encoding inositol monophosphatase family protein, with translation MTSEKLNLLLEQTQDVAKSAGAFIRKERQHFDPNKIEHKGFNDLVSYVDKEAEKMIVDRLSKILPEAGFITEEGTSTTQAEQYNWVIDPLDGTTNFIHGIPVFSVSIALMEKEEVILGVVYEINLHECFYAKKGGGAFCNDTRISVSPAKNLSESLMVTGFPYANFDQVDKYLEVLKYMMQHTHGARRFGSAAVDLCYVASGRAEGFFEYNLNSYDVAAGTLIVEEAGGKVTDFSGGRNFVFGRQILASNAKIHEPVLSKLQEVWG, from the coding sequence ATGACCTCTGAAAAATTAAACCTTCTGCTAGAGCAAACGCAGGATGTGGCCAAATCTGCGGGTGCATTTATCCGTAAAGAAAGACAGCACTTTGATCCCAACAAGATCGAGCATAAAGGATTCAACGATTTGGTGTCCTATGTGGACAAAGAAGCCGAAAAAATGATAGTTGACCGCCTTTCGAAAATTTTGCCGGAGGCTGGCTTTATCACGGAGGAAGGTACGAGTACCACTCAGGCTGAGCAGTACAACTGGGTGATTGATCCACTAGATGGTACCACTAATTTTATTCATGGCATTCCTGTGTTTTCGGTAAGTATAGCCCTTATGGAAAAGGAAGAAGTGATTTTGGGGGTGGTTTATGAAATCAATCTACATGAGTGTTTTTATGCTAAAAAAGGTGGAGGGGCTTTCTGCAATGATACCAGAATCAGTGTAAGTCCTGCCAAGAACCTTTCTGAATCCCTGATGGTGACCGGTTTCCCGTATGCCAATTTCGACCAAGTGGATAAGTATCTGGAGGTTTTGAAATACATGATGCAGCATACCCATGGAGCCAGAAGGTTTGGTAGTGCCGCGGTAGATTTGTGCTATGTAGCCAGTGGAAGAGCTGAGGGCTTTTTTGAGTACAATTTAAACTCTTATGACGTAGCTGCCGGTACCTTGATCGTAGAGGAAGCAGGAGGGAAAGTTACAGACTTTTCAGGGGGGAGAAATTTCGTTTTCGGAAGGCAGATTTTGGCAAGCAATGCAAAAATTCACGAACCAGTGCTATCCAAACTTCAGGAGGTTTGGGGTTGA